The sequence GGCCGCTCGGGCCATCGGCTGCAGTCCGCAGAGGATACTCCTTGTCCATCTCCTGCCGCAATGCGTTCCCCTTGTCATTGTCATGATGGGAGTGAGGATTGGAGGCTACATCCTGACCGAGGCTGCGCTAAGTTTCCTCGGCCTCGGCGCTCAGCCCCCGACGCCTACGTGGGGCTCCATGATCAGCGCCAACAGGGTCTTTGTCGTTTCCGCGCCGTGGATGGTGATCTTCCCGGGGCTCGCGATAACAGCAACGTCTCTCTGTTTCAATATGCTGGGAGATATCCTGAGGGACAAATACGGGCTGAAGATAAGCGGGTAAAGGTTAGAAACCTCTGATCTTCTCTTCCTCTTCCTGTTCCGTCTTGCAGTATATACACATCGTCGTGACCGGCCTTGCCTCAAGCCTCTTCACGTCGATCTCCTGTCCGCAAACCTCACAGGTACCGAAGGAACCGCTTTCGATCTTCTCTATTGCCTCTTCAATTTTCTTGAGAAGTCTCTGTTCCCTTTCCCTGAGACGGAGCATGAAGTTGCGATCGATCTCTGCGCTTGCCTGGTCACCGAGGTCGGGGAATGTCGTCTGACCGGGGAGTGAGTTGAGTGCCTCTTCGGCTTCGCAGAGGATGACGGACCTCTGCTCCAACAACATCTTCTTTATGTCTTGCAACTTTTTTTCTCTCAACTGATGCTTCTGCTGTCCCCTGGTTTCCGGTTTCGAGGGAGCAACGTTCCTGGCAACCTTCCCGGAAGTGCTTTTCTTAGGTTCAGCCTTTCCACGGGCAAACCTCTTGGAAACAGCCCTTTCCGTCTTCTTTGTCTTTGCCGGCTGCGATGCTGTGACCTTCTTTGTCGTTTTTTTCATCTTCAGGGCCGTTTTCTTCTGAGCGGTTGTCTTTGGACGGGTCTTTTTCGACGCCGTCATCTCGGTAGTCCTTCCGGCAGTCGCCTTGCCCGCACTTCCTTTCTTTGCTGTCTTCTGAATCGTTTTTTTTGCCATAACGTCTCCCCAAAAAAGCGTTCTGTAAGACTAGCACAAAAAGAAAAACTTCGTCAACACCGGCACAGTCAAAGAACATTTTTTCTCACAAAAGGCCGGGGTTTATGGTAAAATAAAAATCGTTTGGATATTCTTTATGAACATTACCATTAAGCATGTAAAGGAGACCGATCATCCTTGTGATGCCCTCATTCTTCCGCTCTGTGAGGGTGAAAGGATAGCTCCCTATCAAGATATCGATGGCGCCCTGAACGGTTCACTCGGCAAGATCATGGCATCAAGGGACTTCTCAGGCAAGCTGAACCAGGCTTCTCTTGTCCATACCCTGAATGCCATTAAGCCCAGGAGGGTCCTTCTCGTAGGCATGGGCAAAAGGGGAGAACTCAGCAGCGAAAGGATCAGGCAGGCAGGTGGCAAGGCCGCTTCGTACCTTGACGGTCTTAATCTGAGGAGCGCTTCCCTCGCAGTCCGTTACATCCTTTCCATAAAGGCCTCACCCGTCCCCTTTGTTGAAGGAGCTCTTCTGTCTCTCTATAAGTTCAGGAAGTATAAAGAGGACAAGAGTCAGAACGGTCTCGAAGCCCTGACGGTACTGGGTAAGTATGAAAAGGCCTTCCATGATTCGATCCGATGGGCAGAGAAGATCTCCTCTGCCGTGCATTTTGCCCGTGACCTCGTCAATAGCCCGTCGAACGATATGACGCCTTCAGTCCTGGCAAGGGTCGCAAGGGGCATTGGCAGGGGCAAGGTCTCGGTCAAGGTCCTCGACAGGGATGATGCTGAAAGGGAAGGGATGGGGGCGTACCTGTCGGTTGCGAAGGGTTCGGGGGAGCCGTGCCGTTTTATCGTTCTGAAATACAGCGGCGGCGAGGGAGCGCCTGTTGTCTTGATCGGCAAGTCCATTACCTTTGACAGCGGCGGTATTTCGATAAAGCCGAGCGAAGGGATGGAGCGGATGAAGTACGACATGGCAGGAGGGGCAGCTGTCCTTGCCCTCATCAGAGTTGCGTCGGAAGGGAATCTTCGTCTCAATCTCGTCGGGATACTGCCTGCTGCAGAGAACCTCCCCGGAGGCAGGGCATCGAAGCCCGGAGATATTGTGAGGGCGATCAGCGGGAAGACGATCGAGATCATCAACACCGACGCAGAAGGACGGCTTGTTCTGGCAGACGCCATCGGCTATGCACAAAAGATGAAGCCGCGGGCTATAATAGATATAGCAACATTAACGGGTGCGTGTTCTGTTGCCCTGGGGAATGAGGCAATCGCAATGATGGGCAATGATGAAGGATTGATGAGCGGATTAAAGACAGCAGGTGAGAAGACCCATGAGCGCGTCTGGCAGATGCCGCTCTTCGATGAGTACCTTGAGTATATAAAAAGCGATATTGCAGACATAAAGAATAGCGGCGGCAAGACAGGGTCCCTCGTCACTGCCGGATACTTCCTGAAGGAGTTCGCCGGCAAGACGCCCTGGGTTCATCTCGACATTGCCGGTACTGCCTGGGCTGAAAAGGACAAGCCCTATATACCGAAGGGAGCCTCGGGTGTCGGGGTGAGACTCCTATCACAGTTCTTAAAGGAGTGTATTCATGAAGATTCTTAAGATCACGCTTTTTCTCTCTATCCTTTTTCTCCCGTCCCTTGCCTTTGCATGGGGACCCCTTACCCACATCTATCTCGGGAGTGAGATTTTCTCCCTCGGTTCGCTCTTGCCTGCCGGTATCTATGCCCTCATACGGAAATACCGGCATGATTATCTCTATGGCAACCTCATGGCCGATATCATCATAGGCAAGAAATTCCTGCCGGAAGACAAGAACCCCCACAGTTGGGATATGGCTCTGAACCTCCTTGATGCCGTCGAGACGCAGCAGCAGAAGGCCTTTGTTTTCGGGTACATGAGCCATCTTGCCGCTGATACGATCGCTCATGGAAAGTTCGCGAGCAGCAGGAGAAATATCGAACATACCCTTGTTGAGATGCGGGCGGACAGCATCATTGACAAACGGTACTGGTTCCAGGCGATCAGCATCGACAGGAAGGTTCAGATGAGAAACGATCGCTTTCTTGAGCGGTCTCTCGAACGGGTATTGTTTTCTTTCAAGACGAACAAGAGGATATTCAAGGGCATGCTCCTTCTTTCCTGTTTCAACAAGGAGAGGCTCGGTGAGTTTATCCAGAGGAATGCCGTTTACCCTTCGGACCTGACGAGGAACAACATTGAGCAACTCCACCTTGAATCTCTTGACCGTATCATCGATATCCTCAGCAACGGCACTGAGTCGGAAGTATTGTCCCAAAACCCCATGGTCTCCTAGCGTCCATAACCAATGCTCCCTGAGCTGTAAAGAAGCCGAAGGCATGCTCATCATGCATTCCGTACAACCGAAGACTTATTCCCTGTCACTCGTGACCGGTCACTGTTTTTATGCGTGATATGCTCGGGAGGGAAGACGCAATCTCTGTTGCAGAAGCTCAGAGACGCATGATGGGGCACAGTACTTTGAGGGAGCCTGAAGCCCTCAACCTTTCTGTCGATCATGGCTATGGGCGGATTCTGTCTCAAGACGTTTTTTCGCCCGAAGATATGCCAGGTTTTTCACGCTCTACCGTTGACGGCTATGCGGTGAAATCTTCCGACACCTTTGGCGCGAGCGAAGGACTCCCTGCGTATCTCACCATGGCCGGTGAAATTCTCATGGGGGAGGAGCCCTCTTTCAAACAGAGGAAGGGGACGGCGGTGAAGATATCGACAGGCGGCATGCTTCCTGAAGGTGCTGACGCCGTTGTCATGCTCGAGCATTCTCAGTCTGTGGATAATAGTCTTATCGAGATATTCAGGCCCGTGGGACCCCGGGAGAATGTGATTACTGCCGGTGAGGACATGAAGAAGGGCGACCTCTTATTGAAGAAGGGGAGCATACTCAGGCCCCAGGATATCGCCGCCCTTGCGGGGGTCGGCGCACAGTCGGTGATGGTCTATGAGAAGCCGAGGGTTTCGATCATTTCGACGGGAGATGAAATTGTCACCATCGAGAGTCCCTTGCGCCCCGGTCAGGTGCGGGACATAAACTCATTCAGTCTTGCAGG comes from Thermodesulfovibrionales bacterium and encodes:
- a CDS encoding TraR/DksA C4-type zinc finger protein; translated protein: MAKKTIQKTAKKGSAGKATAGRTTEMTASKKTRPKTTAQKKTALKMKKTTKKVTASQPAKTKKTERAVSKRFARGKAEPKKSTSGKVARNVAPSKPETRGQQKHQLREKKLQDIKKMLLEQRSVILCEAEEALNSLPGQTTFPDLGDQASAEIDRNFMLRLREREQRLLKKIEEAIEKIESGSFGTCEVCGQEIDVKRLEARPVTTMCIYCKTEQEEEEKIRGF
- the glp gene encoding gephyrin-like molybdotransferase Glp encodes the protein MLGREDAISVAEAQRRMMGHSTLREPEALNLSVDHGYGRILSQDVFSPEDMPGFSRSTVDGYAVKSSDTFGASEGLPAYLTMAGEILMGEEPSFKQRKGTAVKISTGGMLPEGADAVVMLEHSQSVDNSLIEIFRPVGPRENVITAGEDMKKGDLLLKKGSILRPQDIAALAGVGAQSVMVYEKPRVSIISTGDEIVTIESPLRPGQVRDINSFSLAGLIQEEGGVPVKKGILRDVYEEIRRAVQESLDECDMVLITGGSSVGARDMTGEIINSLGSPGVLFHGVALKPGKPTIGAVLKGIPVFGLPGHPAAVVVCFDIFIKPILRVLSGRRIKSWEGRGRVRARLTKNISSTVGREEHIRVSLEEKDGALCALPVLGKSGLIRTLVKADGTIVIPPEARGIEEGAIVDVILF
- a CDS encoding zinc dependent phospholipase C family protein: MKILKITLFLSILFLPSLAFAWGPLTHIYLGSEIFSLGSLLPAGIYALIRKYRHDYLYGNLMADIIIGKKFLPEDKNPHSWDMALNLLDAVETQQQKAFVFGYMSHLAADTIAHGKFASSRRNIEHTLVEMRADSIIDKRYWFQAISIDRKVQMRNDRFLERSLERVLFSFKTNKRIFKGMLLLSCFNKERLGEFIQRNAVYPSDLTRNNIEQLHLESLDRIIDILSNGTESEVLSQNPMVS
- a CDS encoding leucyl aminopeptidase, whose protein sequence is MNITIKHVKETDHPCDALILPLCEGERIAPYQDIDGALNGSLGKIMASRDFSGKLNQASLVHTLNAIKPRRVLLVGMGKRGELSSERIRQAGGKAASYLDGLNLRSASLAVRYILSIKASPVPFVEGALLSLYKFRKYKEDKSQNGLEALTVLGKYEKAFHDSIRWAEKISSAVHFARDLVNSPSNDMTPSVLARVARGIGRGKVSVKVLDRDDAEREGMGAYLSVAKGSGEPCRFIVLKYSGGEGAPVVLIGKSITFDSGGISIKPSEGMERMKYDMAGGAAVLALIRVASEGNLRLNLVGILPAAENLPGGRASKPGDIVRAISGKTIEIINTDAEGRLVLADAIGYAQKMKPRAIIDIATLTGACSVALGNEAIAMMGNDEGLMSGLKTAGEKTHERVWQMPLFDEYLEYIKSDIADIKNSGGKTGSLVTAGYFLKEFAGKTPWVHLDIAGTAWAEKDKPYIPKGASGVGVRLLSQFLKECIHEDS